A single Triticum dicoccoides isolate Atlit2015 ecotype Zavitan chromosome 2A, WEW_v2.0, whole genome shotgun sequence DNA region contains:
- the LOC119355339 gene encoding sugar transport protein MST1-like, producing the protein MARGGLAPAAGGDRIRGYGGGRVTLSVVVTCLMAASCGLIFGYDIGVSGGVTQMESFLEKFFPEVLKGMKGAKRDAYCKYDNQMLTAFTSSLYIAGVLSSLVASRVTRRVGRQAVMLTGGALFLAGSAVNAAAVNIAMLIIGRMLLGFGVGFTAQAAPLYLAETSPAKWRGAFTSAYHVFLVIGTVAATVANYFTNRIPGWGWRVSLGLAGVPAIVVVLGALFVPDTPSSLVLRGDPDRARAALQRIRGADADVGDEFKDIVLAVEEARRNDEGAFERLRGKGCRHYLVMMVAIPTFFDLTGMIVITVFSPVLFRTVGFDSQKAILGSVILSLVNLFAVVVSTFVVDRAGRRFLFLAGGVAMMLCQVAVAWILADHLGRQHATTMARNYAKGVLVLMCLYTCSFGMSWGPLKWVVPSEIYPVEIRSAGQAMTVSIALSLSFAQTQVFITLLCAMKYAIFIFYAGWVLLMTLFMAALLPETKGVPLEAMRTVWAKHWYWRRFAGDAKQDSQVNCL; encoded by the exons ATGGCGAGAGGAGGTCTCGccccggcggccggcggcgaccgGATCCGCGGCTACGGCGGCGGCCGCGTGACGCTCTCCGTGGTGGtcacctgcctcatggccgcctcctgCGGCCTCATCTTCGGCTACGACATTGGCGTCTCAG GCGGCGTCACGCAAATggagtcgttcctcgagaaattcTTCCCGGAGGTTCTCAAGGGGATGAAGGGCGCCAAGCGCGACGCCTACTGCAAGTACGACAACCAGATGCTCACGGCGTTCACCTCCTCGCTGTACATCGCCGGCGTGCTGTCGTCGCTGGTGGCTAGTAGGGTGACCAGGAGGGTGGGCCGCCAGGCCGTCATGCTCACCGGCGGCGCCCTGTTCCTTGCCGGCTCCGCTGTCAACGCCGCCGCCGTGAACATCGCCATGCTCATCATCGGCCGGATGCTGCTCGGCTTCGGCGTTGGGTTCACAGCGCAG GCGGCTCCGCTGTATCTCGCCGAGACATCGCCAGCCAAGTGGCGCGGCGCCTTCACCAGCGCCTACCACGTCTTCCTCGTCATCGGCACGGTGGCAGCGACCGTCGCCAACTACTTCACCAACCGCATCCCGGGATGGGGCTGGCGGGTCTCCCTCGGCCTGGCCGGCGTGCCGGCCATCGTCGTTGTGCTGGGCGCCCTCTTCGTCCCGGACACTCCCAGCAGCCTCGTCCTCCGCGGAGATCCCGACAGGGCACGCGcggcgctccagcgcatccgcggGGCGGACGCCGACGTGGGCGACGAGTTCAAGGACATCGTCCTCGCCGTGGAGGAGGCTCGCCGGAACGACGAGGGCGCGTTCGAGCGGCTGCGCGGCAAGGGGTGCCGGCACTACCTGGTGATGATGGTGGCCATCCCCACTTTCTTCGACCTCACCGGCATGATCGTCATCACCGTGTTCTCGCCGGTGCTGTTCCGGACCGTGGGGTTCGACAGCCAGAAGGCGATCTTGGGCTCCGTCATACTCAGCCTCGTCAACTTGTTCGCCGTCGTCGTGTCCACCTTCGTCGTGGACCGTGCCGGCCGCAGGTTCTTGTTCCTCGCCGGCGGCGTAGCAATGATGCTCTGCCAGGTGGCGGTGGCGTGGATACTGGCGGATCATCTGGGGAGGCAGCACGCGACGACGATGGCGCGGAACTACGCCAAGGGGGTGCTGGTGCTCATGTGCCTGTACACGTGCAGCTTCGGCATGTCGTGGGGGCCGCTCAAGTGGGTGGTGCCGAGCGAGATCTACCCGGTGGAGATCAGGTCGGCGGGGCAGGCCATGACCGTCTCCATCGCGCTCAGCCTCTCCTTCGCGCAGACGCAGGTGTTCATCACCTTGCTCTGCGCCATGAAGTACGCGATATTCATCTTCTACGCCGGCTGGGTCCTGCTGATGACGCTTTTCATGGCGGCGCTCCTGCCGGAGACCAAAGGCGTGCCGCTGGAGGCCATGAGGACGGTGTGGGCCAAGCATTGGTACTGGAGGAGGTTTGCTGGAGATGCCAAGCAGGACAGCCAGGTCAACTGCCTGTGA